AGAAAGGTGAACTACTTGTAGGAACACCAGCAAAGAGACAGGCAGTTACTAATCCAACTAATACTGTGTTTGGAACCAAACGTCTCATTGGTAGACGCTTTGATGACCCCCAGACAcagaaggaaatgaaaatggtACCATACAAAATAGTCAGAGCTCCTAATGGAGATGCTTGGGTTGAAGCAAATGGACAGCAGTACTCACCGAGTCAGATTGGTGCTTTTGTTCTAACAAAGATGAAGGAAACTGCTGAAGCTTATCTGGGAAAGAGCGTGTCCAAGGCTGTAATTACTGTTCCAGCTTATTTCAACGATGCACAGAGACAGGCAACAAAGGATGCTGGCAGGATTGCTGGTTTGGATGTTCAAAGAATTATCAATGAGCCCACTGCGGCTGCACTTTCCTATGGAATGAATAATAAGGAAGGTCTTATTGCTGTCTTTGATCTTGGTGGTGGCACATTCGATGTTTCCATCTTGGAGATATCCAATGGTGTTTTTGAGGTAGAATTTTTCCCTATGTTGtacttttttataatatgagTTTTACATTCTTAAATCTTTTTTGCTTCCATAATATCTTGAGTTTTACAAGCCTACATTATGTTATTAGGTGAAATCGACAAATGGTGACACATTCTTGGGAGGAGAGGATTTTGACAATGCTCTACTGGACTTCCTGGTTAGTGAGTTCAAGCGAACTGATGGAATTGACCTTACCAAGGACAAGCTTGCCTTGCAGAGGCTTAGGGAGGCTGCAGAGAAGGCAAAGATTGAACTATCATCTACATCACAGACTGAAATTAACCTGCCATTTATCACTGCTGATGCATCTGGTGCAAAGCATTTGAACATCACTTTGACCAGGTCGAAATTTGAAAGTCTAGTTAGTAACCTGATTGAAAGAACCAAGGCACCATGCAAAAATTGTTTGAAGGATGCCAATGTTTCCATCAAAGAAGTGGATGAAGTGCTTTTAGTGGGTGGAATGACTCGTGTACCTAAGGTGCAAGATGTTGTCACAGAAATTTTTGGTAAGAGCCCCAGTAAAGGGGTGAATCCTGATGAAGCAGTTGCTATGGGAGCTGCAATTCAGGGTGGCATTCTTCGTGGTGATGTCAAAGAATTGCTTCTTTTGGATGTTACCCCACTATCGCTTGGTATTGAGACGCTTGGCGGTATATTTACAAGGTTGATCAGTCGGAACACTACCATTCCAACTAAGAAGAGCCAGGTAATTTCATCGTCAAGCTTGTTTATAACAGTAATGTATGAGTAAATTCTACTACTCTGGTTAACCCCTGTCAAGTTATTCTGTTCCTCGTTCCCATATTTTCGGAAGTCAAGTACCTTCCACATGGAGCATTCACCATAATAGATAGGGGTCAATTGGCGATGATATAATACAATTTAGTTATAGATGGTAGTTTGAATCAAGTATTTATTGCTGTTGCTTATAAGAAACCAGTAGTACGTTGAGGCTCTGATCAATTTTGTCCATTGTGGATGATGCCTTTGTAATTATTCGAATTTCCATCATTTCAGGTGTTCTCAACTGCAGCTGACAACCAGACCCAGGTGGGTATCAAGGTATTACAAGGTGAGAGAGAAATGGCTTCTGACAACAAGCTTCTAGGGGAGTTTGAGTTGGTTGGAATTCCTCCTGCTCCAAGAGGAATGCCTCAAGTTGAGGTGACATTCGATATTGATGCCAATGGTATTGTTACTGTCTCGGCCAAGGACAAGTCCACCGGTAAAGAGCAACAAATCACCATTCGATCTTCTGGAGGACTCTCAGATGACGAAattgagaaaatggtgaagg
This genomic window from Cucurbita pepo subsp. pepo cultivar mu-cu-16 chromosome LG01, ASM280686v2, whole genome shotgun sequence contains:
- the LOC111779883 gene encoding heat shock 70 kDa protein, mitochondrial-like, giving the protein MATGVLLRSLRRRDLASSSISAYRSLTSNAKSSLARSHLSQSWASLSRPFSSKPAGNEVIGIDLGTTNSCVSVMEGKNPKVIENSEGARTTPSVVAFNQKGELLVGTPAKRQAVTNPTNTVFGTKRLIGRRFDDPQTQKEMKMVPYKIVRAPNGDAWVEANGQQYSPSQIGAFVLTKMKETAEAYLGKSVSKAVITVPAYFNDAQRQATKDAGRIAGLDVQRIINEPTAAALSYGMNNKEGLIAVFDLGGGTFDVSILEISNGVFEVKSTNGDTFLGGEDFDNALLDFLVSEFKRTDGIDLTKDKLALQRLREAAEKAKIELSSTSQTEINLPFITADASGAKHLNITLTRSKFESLVSNLIERTKAPCKNCLKDANVSIKEVDEVLLVGGMTRVPKVQDVVTEIFGKSPSKGVNPDEAVAMGAAIQGGILRGDVKELLLLDVTPLSLGIETLGGIFTRLISRNTTIPTKKSQVFSTAADNQTQVGIKVLQGEREMASDNKLLGEFELVGIPPAPRGMPQVEVTFDIDANGIVTVSAKDKSTGKEQQITIRSSGGLSDDEIEKMVKEAELHAQKDQERKSLIDIRNSADTTIYSIEKSLGEYREKIPSEVAKEIEDAVADLRKAMSGDDIEEIKAKLDIANKAVSKIGQHMAGGSGGDAASGGSQGGEQASEAEYEEVKK